One Stenotrophomonas maltophilia DNA window includes the following coding sequences:
- a CDS encoding prepilin-type N-terminal cleavage/methylation domain-containing protein gives MNHAVRGFTLIEVMIAITIMGVLALICWRALDSVASSDQRLRQADAETTTALRVLQQFQRDIEMRADDALMNGAVRPTDQPQRLLPPSLVSERHPDGSFALEITRSVGSDGLRWQRVRWWRQGNTLWRASGAATDRYPLPAPEQSKGIAVASDVQRFEVRAWQPGAGWAVLPSEGEVLPASGLELRLGLRDGRGPLNYRRVLEL, from the coding sequence ATGAATCACGCCGTGCGCGGCTTCACTCTCATCGAGGTGATGATTGCGATCACCATCATGGGTGTACTGGCGCTGATCTGCTGGCGTGCACTGGACAGCGTGGCCAGCAGCGACCAACGCCTGCGCCAGGCCGATGCCGAGACCACGACGGCGCTGCGCGTGCTGCAGCAGTTCCAGCGTGATATCGAAATGCGCGCAGACGACGCGCTGATGAATGGCGCCGTCCGCCCGACCGACCAGCCGCAACGACTGCTGCCACCTTCGCTGGTAAGCGAACGGCACCCGGATGGAAGCTTCGCGCTGGAGATCACCCGTAGCGTCGGCAGCGACGGGCTGCGCTGGCAGCGGGTGCGCTGGTGGCGGCAGGGCAACACGCTGTGGCGGGCCAGTGGCGCGGCTACAGACCGGTACCCGTTACCGGCACCGGAACAGTCGAAGGGCATCGCGGTGGCGAGCGATGTGCAGCGGTTCGAGGTGCGGGCCTGGCAGCCCGGTGCGGGTTGGGCGGTGCTGCCGAGCGAGGGCGAGGTGTTGCCGGCCAGCGGGCTGGAGCTGCGGCTGGGCCTGCGCGATGGGCGTGGGCCGCTGAACTACCGGCGGGTGCTGGAGCTTTAG